The following coding sequences are from one Lycium ferocissimum isolate CSIRO_LF1 chromosome 3, AGI_CSIRO_Lferr_CH_V1, whole genome shotgun sequence window:
- the LOC132050171 gene encoding BTB/POZ domain-containing protein At4g08455 yields the protein MRRHHRRRSSTPSVDFGEDEDEEEETSSETSRMKCVSCKEEYTSRDAGTCRECYEEASETEEELKREIDDLKSKVNFLRFWAPPDPLHRSNSNSVPFFSDVVLVASHDDESGTSTPHPVPANRAVLASRSPVFRAMLENEMAESLSGTIKISDVSYDALRAFVTYLYTADACLDELMACDLLVLAEKYQVKHLKTYCEKFLISKLNWENSLPNYAFAHQHNAKNLLDAALSLIMENMDKLSKREEYKELVDKDPRLVVEIYEVYLSKQDNTAVHKDLVTKV from the exons atgagACGTCATCACAGACGGCGATCATCAACGCCGTCAGTAGATTTCGGAGAAGACgaggatgaagaagaagaaacatcatCGGAAACATCTCGAATGAAGTGCGTGTCATGCAAGGAGGAGTACACCTCACGTGACGCAGGCACGTGCAGGGAGTGTTACGAGGAAGCTAGTGAGACTGAAGAAGAACTCAAACGTGAGATTGATGACCTTAAATCTAAAGTCAATTTCCTACGTTTTTGGGCCCCACCTGACCCACTACACAGATCTAACTCAAATAGTGTACCTTTCTTTTCCGACGTCGTTTTGGTTGCTTCACATGATGATGAATCTGGAACGTCTACACCTCATCCTGTTCCTGCTAATCGCGCTGTTTTG GCCAGTCGTTCCCCCGTGTTCAGAGCGATGCTCGAAAATGAGATGGCAGAAAGCCTCAGTGGCACGATTAAAATCAGTGATGTGTCATATGATGCACTTCGTGCCTTTGTAACCTATTTATACACTGCTGATGCGTGCCTAGATGAGCTTATGGCTTGTGACCTACTCGTTTTGGCAGAAAAATACCAAGTGAAGCATCTGAAGACGTACTGTGAGAAGTTCCTGATTTCCAAATTAAACTGGGAGAATTCACTTCCTAACTATGCGTTTGCTCACCAGCACAATGCAAAGAACTTGCTTGATGCAGCCCTGTCattgatcatggaaaacatGGACAAGCTGAGCAAGCGAGAAGAATACAAAGAACTCGTGGACAAGGATCCCAGGCTAGTTGTAGAAATCTATGAAGTTTACCTTTCCAAACAGGATAACACGGCTGTGCATAAAGATCTAGTCACTAAAGTATAG